A genomic stretch from Rhabdothermincola salaria includes:
- a CDS encoding excalibur calcium-binding domain-containing protein: MPATEAPAFDVRTALEPLVIDDRPRPDRPYRREEWRHWEDLDGDGCHARAEALISASVVPAAVAAGCRVVAGEWVSPYDGATTTDPGAVQIDHLVPLQDAFVSGGWRWDAPRRRLFANDPAGLVAVSAASNQSKGAQAPDEWRPPDRAAWCPYALAWLHMKVTYDLTATTAERDALGQMLEGCPPGIGPDARPGVRPGSPAPTVPVAPTTAPPGAEPYYANCDAARAAGVAPILRGQPGYRDRLDGDGDGVACE, encoded by the coding sequence CGGCCGGACCGCCCCTACCGGCGTGAGGAGTGGCGGCACTGGGAGGACCTGGACGGCGACGGCTGCCACGCCCGGGCCGAGGCGCTCATCTCCGCCTCAGTGGTGCCGGCCGCGGTGGCCGCCGGCTGCCGGGTCGTCGCCGGCGAGTGGGTCTCGCCCTACGACGGTGCGACCACGACGGACCCGGGGGCGGTGCAGATCGACCACCTGGTGCCGCTCCAGGACGCCTTCGTCTCGGGCGGCTGGCGTTGGGACGCCCCCCGACGACGCCTCTTCGCCAACGACCCGGCCGGGCTGGTGGCGGTGTCGGCCGCGTCGAACCAGTCCAAGGGGGCGCAGGCCCCCGACGAGTGGCGGCCGCCGGATCGCGCCGCCTGGTGCCCTTACGCGTTGGCCTGGCTGCACATGAAGGTCACCTACGACCTCACCGCCACCACCGCCGAACGCGACGCGCTGGGCCAGATGCTGGAAGGTTGCCCGCCGGGCATCGGACCCGATGCCCGCCCCGGTGTCCGCCCGGGCAGTCCGGCACCCACCGTCCCCGTCGCCCCCACCACCGCACCGCCGGGGGCCGAGCCGTACTACGCCAACTGCGACGCCGCCCGCGCCGCCGGGGTGGCCCCGATCCTTCGGGGCCAGCCGGGCTACCGCGATCGCCTCGACGGCGACGGCGACGGCGTGGCCTGCGAGTAG
- a CDS encoding SRPBCC family protein: MASLRCDTRIARPPDEVWALVSDPGRIVEWFPGMETVVVEGSTRTITLRSGLPLIEEVVNVDPRLRRFQYRIVGPLPVEHHLGTVDVLDDDGATRVVYSTEITPDPLAFVIDGAIAAAVGGLKTLSEGGPTAVTSRTAEPTRTEGAS, translated from the coding sequence ATGGCCTCGCTGCGCTGCGACACCCGGATCGCTCGACCTCCGGACGAGGTGTGGGCGCTCGTCTCGGATCCCGGCCGGATCGTCGAGTGGTTCCCCGGCATGGAGACGGTCGTGGTCGAGGGGTCCACCCGCACCATCACCCTGCGCTCGGGCCTCCCGCTCATCGAGGAGGTCGTCAACGTCGACCCGCGCCTGCGGCGCTTCCAGTACCGCATCGTCGGCCCCCTCCCGGTGGAGCACCACCTCGGCACCGTCGACGTGCTCGACGACGACGGCGCCACCCGTGTCGTGTACTCCACCGAGATCACCCCCGATCCCCTGGCCTTCGTCATCGACGGCGCCATCGCCGCCGCCGTCGGCGGACTGAAGACCCTGTCCGAGGGCGGCCCCACCGCCGTCACCTCCCGAACCGCAGAGCCGACCCGCACCGAGGGGGCCAGCTGA
- a CDS encoding DUF4031 domain-containing protein, translating into MILVDPPVWTFRGRRWSHMVSDSDHDELHAFAAHLGLPPRAFHADHYDIPEEMRAEAVLLGAVEVDGRELVRRLRAAGLRRPRAPRGLLHPGKNRPSSPSTITVMAALTLFHNPRCSNSRQALAALEERGVEFETVLYLKEPPARADLERLVGHLDGHVADLVRKDDRFKELGLDKAAYGEATAVVDLLVEHPELMQRPVLESGDRAVIARPPEPSVAAFLGDA; encoded by the coding sequence GTGATCCTCGTCGACCCTCCTGTGTGGACCTTCCGCGGCCGCCGCTGGTCGCACATGGTCAGCGACTCCGACCACGACGAGCTCCACGCCTTCGCCGCCCACCTCGGTCTGCCCCCGAGGGCCTTTCACGCCGACCACTACGACATCCCCGAGGAGATGCGGGCCGAGGCCGTGCTGCTGGGGGCCGTCGAGGTCGACGGCCGTGAGCTGGTGCGGCGTCTCCGCGCCGCCGGCCTGCGCCGACCCCGTGCCCCACGCGGGCTCCTCCACCCCGGGAAGAACCGCCCATCCAGCCCCTCTACGATCACCGTCATGGCCGCCCTGACCCTCTTCCACAACCCCCGCTGCTCGAACTCGCGCCAGGCCCTTGCCGCTCTCGAGGAGCGCGGCGTCGAGTTCGAGACCGTGCTCTACCTGAAGGAGCCTCCGGCGAGGGCGGACCTCGAGCGCCTGGTCGGCCACCTCGACGGCCACGTGGCCGACCTGGTCCGCAAGGACGACCGCTTCAAGGAGCTGGGCCTCGACAAGGCCGCCTACGGCGAGGCGACCGCCGTGGTCGACCTCCTCGTCGAACACCCGGAGCTCATGCAGCGGCCGGTGCTCGAGTCGGGCGATCGAGCCGTGATCGCCCGGCCCCCCGAGCCCTCCGTCGCCGCCTTCCTCGGCGACGCCTGA
- a CDS encoding TIGR03564 family F420-dependent LLM class oxidoreductase produces the protein MRIGVFTQPSTVTAAVGDVRRVADAGFASVWMPQIFGIDAITALTVAAHEVPDIELGTAVVPTFPRHPMMLAAQALTLQQTSGGRFTLGIGLSHQLVIEGMLGLSWDKPVRHLREYLSILLPLVRGEAADFEGETLTAKLALDVPEAAPVPVLVAALGSQMLGVAGRRAEGTVTWMTGPATIADHVAPTIGAAAADAGRPAPRIVCALPVCVTDDEGAARERAAEQFQMYGFLPSYRAMLDREGVAGPADVAIVGDAAAVKAGIERVREAGATEFVAVPYANRDATLEVLAELT, from the coding sequence GTGCGCATCGGCGTGTTCACCCAACCCTCCACCGTCACCGCCGCCGTCGGGGATGTCCGCCGGGTCGCCGACGCGGGGTTCGCGTCGGTCTGGATGCCGCAGATCTTCGGCATCGACGCCATCACCGCCCTCACCGTGGCCGCCCACGAGGTGCCCGACATCGAGCTGGGCACCGCGGTCGTGCCCACCTTCCCCCGCCATCCGATGATGCTGGCCGCCCAGGCGCTCACCCTCCAACAGACCTCGGGCGGGCGCTTCACCCTCGGCATCGGCCTGTCGCACCAGCTCGTGATCGAAGGGATGCTCGGGTTGTCCTGGGACAAGCCGGTGCGCCACCTGCGCGAGTACCTGTCGATCCTGCTGCCGTTGGTGCGGGGCGAGGCAGCCGACTTCGAAGGGGAGACCCTCACCGCCAAGCTGGCCCTCGACGTCCCCGAGGCGGCACCCGTCCCCGTGCTGGTCGCCGCGCTCGGCTCCCAGATGCTGGGCGTCGCCGGGCGGCGGGCCGAGGGCACGGTGACCTGGATGACCGGTCCGGCCACCATCGCCGATCACGTGGCCCCCACCATCGGTGCCGCCGCCGCGGACGCGGGTCGACCGGCGCCCCGCATCGTCTGCGCGCTCCCGGTGTGCGTCACCGACGACGAGGGCGCCGCCCGCGAACGAGCCGCCGAGCAGTTCCAGATGTACGGCTTCCTGCCGTCCTACCGGGCCATGCTCGACCGCGAAGGTGTCGCCGGACCGGCCGACGTGGCGATCGTCGGCGACGCCGCCGCCGTGAAGGCCGGCATCGAGCGGGTGCGGGAGGCGGGGGCGACGGAGTTCGTGGCCGTGCCCTACGCCAACCGCGACGCCACGCTCGAGGTGCTCGCCGAGCTGACCTGA
- the gluQRS gene encoding tRNA glutamyl-Q(34) synthetase GluQRS, producing MPDGRFAPSPTGPLHLGNLRTALLAWLFARHDGSRFLLRIEDLDAVASRPEHEASALADMAALGLDHDGPIVRQSERHEHYEAAIARLVAEDRTYPCYCTRREVRAELEASVSAPHGPLPADAYPGTCARLDRAGRAEREAGGRRPSLRVRAEAAEASFHDRIHGPGRGVVDDFVVRRADGAPAYNLAVVVDDADQGIGEVVRGDDLLDSTPRQILLGRWLGLPEPTYAHVPLVLGPDGERLAKRHGSVTLTDQRAAGRTPGRVLAAMGASLGLAEPHEAVDAPTLLARFDPDRLPRDPWALPDEMVHPISGSTKNGTPPTSGGRTAPVADAGDTAVGTIPEGHRP from the coding sequence GTGCCCGACGGCCGCTTCGCTCCCAGCCCCACCGGGCCCCTCCACCTCGGCAACCTGCGCACCGCGCTGTTGGCCTGGCTCTTCGCCCGCCACGACGGGAGCCGCTTCCTGCTGCGCATCGAGGACCTCGACGCCGTGGCCTCGCGCCCCGAACACGAAGCCTCCGCCCTCGCCGACATGGCGGCGCTCGGCCTCGACCACGACGGGCCGATCGTGCGCCAGAGCGAACGGCACGAGCACTACGAGGCGGCCATCGCCCGGCTGGTGGCCGAGGACCGCACCTACCCCTGCTACTGCACCCGGCGGGAGGTGCGCGCCGAGCTCGAGGCGTCGGTGAGCGCCCCTCACGGCCCGCTGCCGGCCGATGCCTACCCGGGCACCTGCGCCCGGCTCGACCGGGCCGGGCGGGCCGAGCGGGAAGCGGGAGGGCGGCGCCCGTCGCTGCGGGTCCGGGCCGAGGCGGCCGAAGCCAGCTTCCACGATCGGATCCACGGCCCCGGTCGGGGCGTGGTCGACGACTTCGTGGTCCGCCGGGCCGACGGCGCGCCGGCGTACAACCTGGCGGTCGTGGTCGACGACGCCGACCAGGGCATCGGCGAGGTGGTGCGCGGCGACGACCTCCTCGACAGCACCCCGCGCCAGATCCTGTTGGGCCGCTGGCTCGGCCTGCCCGAGCCGACCTACGCGCACGTCCCGCTCGTGTTGGGGCCCGATGGCGAGCGCCTGGCCAAGCGCCACGGCTCGGTGACGCTCACCGACCAGCGAGCGGCGGGTCGCACGCCCGGCCGGGTGCTGGCCGCCATGGGTGCCTCGCTGGGCCTGGCCGAGCCCCACGAGGCCGTCGACGCACCGACCCTGCTGGCGCGCTTCGACCCCGACCGCCTGCCCCGGGACCCGTGGGCGCTCCCCGACGAGATGGTGCACCCGATCTCCGGGTCCACGAAGAACGGGACTCCGCCGACCTCCGGCGGGCGCACCGCCCCGGTCGCCGACGCCGGGGACACCGCCGTCGGGACCATTCCTGAGGGGCACCGCCCGTGA
- a CDS encoding putative bifunctional diguanylate cyclase/phosphodiesterase, whose protein sequence is MTDLHHPTIGADALAKLLRNSAETVTLLGPDGRVRYEGGNTEPTLGYESLASLSVEDLLHPDDIALYRAARLEVLSAPGAEVHGEVRVGHRDGGWAWVEFTARNRLDDPDLNGIVLTTRNATDRRRSDRLLAGTAQVLEAIAASRSLDEIVDLVRHLVADQGDVELAALPADVSALAEVLATSSFSAAEEASRLLGLARSSHRVASELRRRALVDDLTGLANRTGFTEALRRHLEGPRRPSAVLLFDLDRFKQVNDAYGHSTGDALLERVADALRRVVRVGDVAARFGGDEFAVLCDALDPGDPEQAAAAVGRRLALALNNATEPESHLRIAASIGISVDDGTGARWRDPEAWIADADHAMYEAKRRGRGRVVLADDTTRRAVGERQRTEVGLRAALDDGSLEVWCQPIVRLSDRQVVAAEALLRWRHDDGRLRSPAEFLQVAEDSGLMGAISVHTITKAIEVAAGWPDRSDLAPVLVAVNLSATQLLADDLVAVVQDALRRCQVQPGRLVVELTEHVLAADVDLVVERLSELRDLGVSLVLDDFGTGWSSLQMVRTMPFDAVKVDRSFIAEMGSDPVADDFVVRIVELLRTLGREVVAEGVEHEEQMVPLRRAGCEFGQGWLFGHPVAVGAFAETYLGVGALGEVG, encoded by the coding sequence GTGACCGACCTGCACCATCCCACGATCGGAGCCGACGCCCTCGCCAAGTTGCTGCGCAACTCAGCCGAGACGGTGACCCTGCTCGGGCCTGATGGCCGCGTGCGCTACGAGGGCGGCAACACCGAGCCCACCCTCGGCTACGAGAGCCTGGCGTCGCTCAGCGTCGAGGACCTGCTCCACCCCGACGACATCGCCCTCTACCGGGCGGCCCGGCTCGAGGTGCTCAGCGCCCCGGGGGCAGAGGTCCACGGTGAGGTGCGGGTCGGTCATCGCGACGGCGGCTGGGCGTGGGTGGAGTTCACCGCCCGCAACCGCCTCGACGACCCCGACCTGAACGGGATCGTGCTGACCACGCGCAACGCCACCGATCGGCGCCGCAGCGACCGTCTGCTGGCCGGCACCGCCCAGGTCCTCGAAGCCATCGCCGCGTCGCGGTCGCTCGACGAGATCGTCGACCTCGTGCGCCATCTGGTCGCCGACCAGGGCGACGTCGAGCTCGCCGCGCTGCCCGCCGACGTGTCCGCGCTGGCCGAGGTCCTGGCCACCTCCTCGTTCTCGGCCGCCGAGGAGGCCTCGCGCCTGCTGGGGTTGGCCCGCTCGAGCCACCGAGTGGCATCGGAGCTGCGTCGCCGGGCCCTGGTCGACGACCTCACCGGGCTGGCCAACCGGACCGGGTTCACCGAGGCGCTGCGTCGGCACCTCGAAGGGCCGCGCCGGCCCTCGGCCGTGCTGCTGTTCGACCTCGACCGCTTCAAGCAGGTCAACGACGCCTACGGCCACTCCACCGGTGACGCCCTGCTCGAGCGGGTGGCCGACGCCCTGCGCCGCGTCGTGCGGGTCGGCGACGTGGCCGCTCGCTTCGGCGGCGACGAGTTCGCCGTGCTGTGCGACGCCCTGGATCCGGGCGATCCGGAGCAGGCAGCCGCCGCGGTCGGGCGCCGCCTGGCCCTCGCCCTCAACAACGCCACCGAGCCCGAGTCCCACCTCCGCATCGCCGCCAGCATCGGCATCTCCGTCGACGACGGCACCGGCGCCCGGTGGCGTGATCCCGAAGCGTGGATCGCCGACGCCGACCACGCCATGTACGAGGCCAAGCGCCGAGGTCGCGGTCGGGTCGTGCTGGCCGACGACACCACTCGCCGTGCGGTCGGCGAGCGCCAGCGCACCGAAGTCGGTCTCCGGGCCGCCCTCGACGACGGTTCCCTCGAGGTCTGGTGCCAGCCCATCGTGCGGTTGTCCGACCGTCAGGTCGTGGCCGCCGAGGCGTTGCTGCGTTGGCGCCACGACGACGGCCGCCTCCGGTCGCCAGCGGAGTTCCTCCAGGTGGCCGAGGACTCCGGGCTCATGGGCGCCATCTCCGTGCACACCATCACCAAGGCGATCGAGGTGGCCGCCGGATGGCCCGACCGCTCGGACCTGGCCCCGGTGCTGGTGGCGGTGAACCTCTCGGCCACCCAGCTCCTCGCCGACGACCTCGTCGCCGTGGTCCAGGACGCGCTGCGACGGTGCCAGGTGCAACCCGGTCGGCTGGTCGTCGAGCTCACCGAGCATGTGCTGGCGGCCGACGTGGATCTCGTCGTGGAGCGCCTCTCCGAGCTCCGCGACCTGGGTGTGTCGCTGGTGCTCGACGACTTCGGCACCGGGTGGTCGTCGCTGCAGATGGTGCGCACCATGCCCTTCGACGCCGTCAAGGTCGACCGCAGCTTCATCGCGGAGATGGGCTCGGACCCGGTGGCCGACGACTTCGTGGTGCGCATCGTCGAGCTGTTGCGCACCCTCGGCCGCGAGGTCGTGGCCGAAGGGGTGGAGCACGAGGAGCAGATGGTCCCCCTGCGCCGGGCGGGGTGCGAGTTCGGGCAGGGCTGGCTCTTCGGCCACCCCGTGGCGGTCGGGGCGTTCGCCGAGACCTATCTCGGGGTCGGTGCCCTCGGCGAGGTGGGGTGA
- the purE gene encoding 5-(carboxyamino)imidazole ribonucleotide mutase gives MSVAVVMGSDSDLAVMEGAVEVLERFGVDHVVKVVSAHRDSAGMLAFAQGAAEAGIEVIIAGAGGAAHLPGMIASATHLPVIGVPVALKRLDGLDSLLSIVQMPKGVPVATMAVDGAANAGLLAVRILALGDPRLSDAMRTQLDELAGEVAERDARAQARLAERRTTG, from the coding sequence ATGAGCGTCGCAGTGGTGATGGGCAGCGACTCCGACCTGGCGGTCATGGAAGGCGCCGTCGAGGTGCTCGAGCGCTTCGGCGTCGATCACGTCGTGAAGGTCGTGTCCGCCCACCGGGACAGCGCCGGGATGTTGGCCTTCGCCCAGGGAGCCGCCGAGGCCGGCATCGAGGTGATCATCGCCGGCGCCGGCGGCGCCGCCCACCTGCCGGGCATGATCGCCTCGGCCACGCACCTGCCGGTGATCGGGGTGCCGGTGGCGCTCAAGCGCCTCGACGGGCTCGACTCGCTGCTCTCCATCGTGCAGATGCCCAAGGGGGTGCCGGTGGCCACCATGGCCGTCGACGGCGCCGCCAACGCCGGGCTCCTGGCCGTGCGCATCCTCGCGCTCGGCGATCCCCGCCTGTCCGACGCCATGCGCACCCAGCTCGACGAGCTCGCCGGGGAGGTCGCCGAGCGCGACGCCCGGGCCCAGGCCCGTCTGGCCGAGCGGCGCACGACCGGCTGA
- the arfB gene encoding alternative ribosome rescue aminoacyl-tRNA hydrolase ArfB, whose protein sequence is MSADDELVVSAGVRIPAHELQWRFGPSGGPGGQHANRAHTRAEVRFDVATSPSLRDGDRRRLLDRLGPVVTAAADDERSQLRNRRLAADRLRRTLATALVVRPPRRPTRPRKGAVEKRLAAKRQRAARKRDRRPVRPDD, encoded by the coding sequence ATGAGCGCCGACGACGAGCTGGTGGTGTCGGCAGGGGTCCGGATCCCCGCCCACGAGCTGCAGTGGCGCTTCGGACCCTCCGGCGGTCCCGGGGGCCAGCACGCCAACCGGGCCCACACCCGGGCCGAGGTGCGCTTCGACGTGGCCACGTCGCCGTCGCTGCGCGACGGCGACCGTCGCCGGCTCCTCGACCGTCTCGGACCGGTGGTGACGGCCGCGGCCGACGACGAGCGGTCCCAGCTGCGCAACCGCCGGCTGGCCGCCGACCGGCTGCGCCGGACCCTGGCCACCGCCCTGGTGGTCCGGCCTCCCCGGCGCCCGACCCGGCCCCGCAAGGGGGCGGTGGAGAAGCGTCTGGCGGCCAAGCGCCAGCGCGCCGCCCGCAAGCGGGATCGGCGCCCGGTGCGCCCCGACGACTGA
- a CDS encoding DUF6457 domain-containing protein, whose product MTGSEWITAFAERLGLPALDDDAVEALLDLAGVAAHASERLAAPLTCYLVGVAGMAPAEALAVAREMADAD is encoded by the coding sequence ATGACCGGCTCCGAGTGGATCACCGCCTTCGCCGAGCGCCTCGGCCTCCCCGCCCTCGACGACGACGCCGTGGAGGCGCTCCTCGACCTCGCCGGCGTCGCCGCCCACGCCTCCGAACGGCTGGCCGCCCCGCTCACCTGCTACCTGGTGGGTGTGGCCGGCATGGCCCCGGCCGAGGCCCTGGCGGTCGCCCGCGAGATGGCGGACGCCGACTGA
- a CDS encoding sulfatase family protein, whose protein sequence is MGRKILLITTDQMRYDAIGANGGTIARTPTIDGLAAQGVVYDRASPQNVVCMPSRATIVTGQNVATHGVWMNGVPLAADHPDVAQVLAANGYRTALIGKSHFEPLLDPFLRFEENRLAVEGRTGPSRGFEHMELATHGAVGFTHYANWMRANHPEAMGGFYQVLDRDFEVNGGGGGDSGAPQVKHNPIERGWYHTDWVADRTIAWLDGLDDDADWFCWMSFPDPHHPWDPPASERGRIDWREVPLPAGYIADPAEREAVLDARGRQWRLWYDGDLVSNYEAPARWVPATLTADQVREVNALAHVENELIDEAIGRVLDRVGARGWGEDLDVVFTTDHGEFQGDYGLLFKGPYHVDSLMRLPLVWRPAPNAGATPARVDRPVGLIDLAPTLCTIAGVSVPEWMEGRPLPVDDADADARGFERVLTEWDSRQPDGTEVHLRTITRDGWVCTTYGAGTVHDGTEGELFDLTHDPLQRVNRWTDPAVRALRDDLLADLADHQVGPGPHRRVEAPV, encoded by the coding sequence ATGGGCCGCAAGATCCTGCTGATCACCACCGACCAGATGCGCTACGACGCCATCGGCGCCAACGGGGGCACCATCGCCCGCACCCCCACGATCGACGGGCTGGCCGCGCAGGGCGTCGTGTACGACCGGGCCAGCCCCCAGAACGTGGTGTGCATGCCGTCGCGGGCCACCATCGTGACCGGCCAGAACGTCGCCACCCACGGGGTCTGGATGAACGGCGTGCCCCTGGCCGCCGACCACCCCGACGTGGCCCAGGTCCTCGCGGCCAACGGCTATCGCACGGCGCTCATCGGCAAGAGCCACTTCGAGCCGCTCCTCGATCCGTTCCTGCGCTTCGAGGAGAACCGCCTCGCCGTCGAGGGGCGCACGGGCCCGAGCCGCGGGTTCGAGCACATGGAGCTGGCCACCCACGGCGCGGTGGGCTTCACGCACTACGCCAACTGGATGCGGGCCAACCACCCCGAGGCCATGGGCGGCTTCTACCAGGTGCTCGACCGCGACTTCGAGGTCAACGGCGGCGGCGGCGGCGACTCGGGCGCGCCCCAGGTGAAGCACAACCCCATCGAGCGCGGCTGGTACCACACCGACTGGGTCGCCGACCGCACCATCGCCTGGCTCGACGGCCTCGACGACGATGCCGACTGGTTCTGCTGGATGAGCTTCCCCGACCCCCACCACCCGTGGGACCCGCCCGCGTCCGAACGAGGGCGGATCGACTGGCGCGAGGTGCCCCTCCCGGCCGGCTACATCGCCGATCCGGCCGAACGCGAAGCGGTGCTCGATGCCCGCGGCCGCCAGTGGCGCCTCTGGTACGACGGCGACCTGGTCTCCAACTACGAGGCGCCGGCCCGTTGGGTGCCGGCCACCCTCACCGCCGACCAGGTCCGCGAGGTCAACGCCCTCGCCCACGTCGAGAACGAGCTGATCGACGAGGCCATCGGACGGGTCCTGGACCGGGTGGGCGCACGGGGCTGGGGCGAGGACCTCGACGTCGTCTTCACCACCGACCACGGCGAGTTCCAGGGTGACTACGGGCTCTTGTTCAAGGGGCCCTACCACGTCGACTCGCTGATGCGGCTCCCTCTCGTGTGGCGGCCCGCACCCAACGCCGGGGCCACCCCGGCCCGGGTCGACCGGCCCGTTGGCCTCATCGACCTCGCCCCCACCCTGTGCACCATCGCCGGGGTGTCGGTTCCGGAGTGGATGGAGGGTCGCCCCTTGCCGGTCGACGACGCCGACGCCGACGCCCGCGGCTTCGAGCGGGTCCTGACCGAGTGGGACAGCCGGCAACCCGACGGCACCGAGGTCCACCTGCGCACGATCACCCGCGACGGCTGGGTGTGCACCACCTACGGCGCCGGCACCGTCCACGACGGCACCGAGGGCGAGCTCTTCGACCTCACCCACGATCCGCTCCAACGGGTCAACCGCTGGACCGACCCTGCCGTGCGCGCCCTGCGCGACGACCTGTTGGCGGATCTGGCCGACCACCAGGTCGGACCGGGTCCGCACCGGCGGGTGGAGGCCCCGGTCTGA
- a CDS encoding 5-(carboxyamino)imidazole ribonucleotide synthase, with the protein MSTSGAYRGDRPSVVVVGAGQLARMTAAPAAALDIELRVLAATPSDCATAVIPRSVVGDWDDDAVVAAAADGADVITFDHELVDSAIVARWEAAGHTVHPGSATLAIAADKAAQRAAMVAAAIPVPDHGLARTVEEVAGFGERFGWPLVVKAARGGYDGRGVWWLAGAEEAAPVLAGLPDGVPLVVEPVLDLAAELAVQVARTPDGRTVTYPAVRTYQRDGICHAVVAPSGLPDEVEQRARQLAEQVAEAVDAVGMLAVEFFWVGGEVLVNELAPRAHNSGHYSIEACDTSQFENHLRSVLGLPLGSPALRVPAAAMVNVLGGPEAPDPAQALRAALAHPEAKIHLYGKDHRPGRKLGHVTVCGDDPETVLARARAAAAALVDGA; encoded by the coding sequence GTGAGCACGTCCGGAGCGTACCGGGGCGACCGGCCCTCGGTGGTGGTGGTGGGTGCCGGGCAGCTGGCGCGCATGACCGCCGCCCCCGCTGCCGCCCTCGACATCGAGCTGCGAGTGCTGGCCGCCACGCCGTCGGACTGCGCCACCGCGGTCATCCCCCGGTCGGTCGTGGGCGACTGGGACGACGACGCGGTCGTGGCCGCGGCGGCCGACGGCGCCGACGTCATCACCTTCGACCACGAGCTGGTCGACTCGGCCATCGTCGCCCGATGGGAGGCGGCGGGCCACACCGTCCACCCGGGATCGGCGACGCTGGCCATCGCCGCCGACAAGGCCGCTCAGCGCGCCGCCATGGTCGCCGCCGCCATCCCCGTGCCCGACCACGGTCTGGCCCGCACGGTCGAGGAGGTGGCGGGGTTCGGCGAGCGCTTCGGCTGGCCGCTCGTCGTCAAGGCCGCCCGAGGCGGCTACGACGGCCGCGGGGTGTGGTGGCTCGCCGGGGCCGAAGAGGCGGCACCCGTGCTCGCCGGCCTCCCCGACGGCGTCCCTCTCGTCGTGGAGCCGGTGCTCGACCTCGCCGCCGAGCTGGCGGTGCAGGTGGCCCGTACCCCCGACGGCCGCACCGTCACCTACCCGGCGGTGCGCACCTACCAGCGCGACGGCATCTGCCATGCCGTGGTCGCTCCCTCGGGGCTCCCCGACGAGGTGGAGCAGCGGGCCCGGCAGTTGGCCGAGCAGGTGGCCGAGGCGGTGGACGCGGTCGGGATGCTGGCCGTGGAGTTCTTCTGGGTCGGTGGCGAGGTGCTGGTCAACGAGCTCGCCCCTCGGGCCCACAACTCGGGGCACTACAGCATCGAGGCGTGCGACACGTCCCAGTTCGAGAACCACCTACGGTCGGTGCTCGGCCTCCCCCTCGGCTCGCCCGCCCTCCGCGTACCGGCGGCCGCCATGGTCAACGTGCTCGGCGGTCCCGAGGCCCCCGACCCGGCGCAGGCGCTACGGGCCGCCCTGGCCCATCCCGAGGCCAAGATCCACCTCTACGGCAAGGACCACCGGCCGGGGCGCAAGCTCGGCCACGTCACCGTGTGCGGCGACGACCCCGAGACGGTGCTGGCCCGGGCGCGGGCCGCGGCCGCGGCGCTGGTCGACGGTGCCTGA
- a CDS encoding helix-turn-helix transcriptional regulator produces the protein MSDTPAASWTFLTNHAHVLICIAQDPESRLRDIAERVGITERSTQSIVADLVDGGYLTRRRVGRRNHYEVIADRPLRHPIERDHQIGQLLELVGLDASR, from the coding sequence ATGAGCGACACGCCTGCTGCCAGCTGGACCTTCCTCACCAACCATGCCCACGTCCTGATCTGTATCGCCCAGGACCCCGAGTCCCGGTTGCGTGACATCGCCGAGCGCGTGGGTATCACCGAGCGCTCGACGCAGTCGATCGTGGCAGATCTGGTGGACGGGGGGTATCTGACGCGACGGCGGGTGGGCCGCCGCAACCACTACGAGGTCATCGCCGACCGCCCGCTGCGCCATCCCATCGAGCGCGACCACCAGATCGGCCAGCTGCTCGAGCTGGTGGGGCTCGACGCGTCACGCTGA
- a CDS encoding flavin reductase family protein, translating to MDDVSDDFADLMARGDQAMIILTTASGGERSGCLVGFHSQSGIDPPRYAVWLSKANHTFQVGALADTFAVHFPAADQMELAALFGGETGDEVDKFDRCAWTPGPDGVPLLDDCPNRFVARREGLVDVGADHVCLDLAPLGVDRGPSPEALLRLHHVEGIDPGHGAEERQRPTVPTAGE from the coding sequence ATGGACGACGTCAGCGACGACTTCGCCGACCTGATGGCCCGGGGTGACCAGGCCATGATCATCCTCACCACCGCGTCCGGTGGCGAGCGCTCGGGCTGCCTGGTCGGGTTCCACTCCCAGAGCGGCATCGATCCGCCGCGCTACGCGGTCTGGCTGTCCAAGGCCAACCACACCTTCCAGGTGGGGGCCCTGGCCGACACCTTCGCGGTGCACTTCCCCGCAGCCGACCAGATGGAGCTGGCCGCGCTCTTCGGGGGCGAGACCGGTGACGAGGTCGACAAGTTCGACCGGTGCGCCTGGACCCCGGGACCCGACGGCGTCCCCCTCCTCGACGACTGCCCCAACCGGTTCGTGGCCCGGCGAGAGGGCCTCGTCGACGTGGGCGCCGACCACGTCTGCCTCGACCTGGCGCCGCTGGGCGTCGACCGCGGACCGTCCCCGGAAGCGCTCCTGCGCCTGCACCACGTGGAGGGCATCGACCCGGGCCACGGGGCCGAGGAGCGCCAGCGCCCGACGGTCCCGACCGCAGGGGAGTGA